Proteins from one Clostridia bacterium genomic window:
- the tsf gene encoding translation elongation factor Ts yields MIEASAVKELRERTGAGMMDCKKALTESNGDMEKAIEILREKGLAAAAKKAGRIASEGIVDAYIHGGGRIGVLIEVNSETDFVAKNEEFRQFVRDMAMQVAATNPLYVRREEVDPHVIEKEREIFKAQALNEGKPEKIIEKMVEGRIEKYYKEICLLEQPFIKDTDKTVQDMLSSMIAKIGENLSIRRFVRFEKGEGLAKKEDNFVEEVMSQMKKC; encoded by the coding sequence ATGATTGAAGCTTCAGCTGTTAAGGAATTAAGAGAAAGAACCGGCGCTGGTATGATGGACTGCAAAAAAGCCCTTACAGAAAGCAACGGAGACATGGAAAAAGCCATTGAAATTCTTAGAGAAAAGGGACTTGCTGCCGCAGCTAAAAAAGCTGGCAGAATCGCAAGTGAAGGCATAGTTGACGCGTACATACACGGGGGCGGAAGGATTGGAGTTCTTATCGAAGTTAACTCCGAAACAGACTTTGTTGCCAAGAACGAAGAGTTCAGACAGTTTGTAAGAGACATGGCAATGCAGGTTGCAGCTACTAATCCTTTATATGTGAGAAGAGAAGAAGTTGATCCACATGTAATAGAGAAGGAAAGAGAAATATTTAAAGCTCAGGCTTTGAATGAAGGAAAACCTGAAAAAATCATTGAAAAAATGGTAGAAGGCAGAATCGAAAAGTATTACAAGGAAATTTGCCTGCTTGAACAGCCCTTTATAAAGGATACAGACAAGACGGTGCAGGATATGCTTTCTTCAATGATTGCAAAAATAGGCGAGAACCTTTCCATAAGAAGATTCGTAAGATTTGAAAAAGGTGAAGGCCTGGCAAAGAAGGAAGACAACTTCGTTGAGGAAGTAATGAGCCAAATGAAGAAGTGCTGA
- the rpsB gene encoding 30S ribosomal protein S2 — protein sequence MSVISMKQLLEAGVHFGHQTRRWNPKMAEYIFTERNGIYIIDLQKTVKKVDEAYNFIKEVSASGKDILFVGTKKQAQESIESEALRANMYYVNQRWLGGMLTNFKTIRKRIERLNQLEKMQEDGTFEVLPKKEVIKLRGEMEKLEKNLGGIKNMNGAPGALFVVDPRKEKIAIQEAHILGIPIVAIVDTNCDPEEIDYPIPGNDDAIRAVKLLTSKIADAVIEARQGEQLAE from the coding sequence ATGTCAGTGATTTCAATGAAACAGCTCTTAGAAGCTGGCGTACACTTCGGACACCAGACAAGAAGATGGAACCCGAAGATGGCAGAGTACATTTTTACGGAGAGGAATGGCATTTACATCATCGATCTTCAGAAAACAGTAAAGAAGGTTGATGAAGCATATAACTTCATAAAAGAAGTATCTGCTTCAGGTAAGGACATACTTTTCGTAGGAACAAAGAAACAGGCACAGGAGTCAATCGAGTCAGAAGCTCTCAGAGCAAACATGTACTATGTTAATCAGAGATGGCTGGGCGGAATGCTCACTAACTTCAAGACAATCAGGAAAAGAATCGAAAGATTGAATCAACTTGAGAAAATGCAAGAAGACGGAACTTTCGAGGTTCTTCCAAAGAAAGAAGTTATTAAGCTTAGAGGCGAAATGGAAAAACTCGAGAAGAACCTGGGCGGTATCAAGAACATGAATGGTGCTCCAGGAGCGCTCTTTGTCGTTGACCCAAGGAAGGAAAAAATAGCAATACAGGAAGCACACATTCTTGGTATTCCGATAGTTGCAATAGTTGATACTAATTGTGACCCTGAGGAAATTGACTATCCAATACCTGGTAACGACGATGCTATAAGAGCCGTAAAACTTCTTACTTCAAAAATTGCAGATGCTGTTATTGAAGCTAGACAGGGCGAACAGCTTGCTGAGTAA
- a CDS encoding FapA family protein — protein sequence MGNEYIILEGKDYDKLIAEGMQRLKVNKAELHIEVLESKKNLFSSYYKIKFSLGEQKTLAVIENSIDNILNESQKAKDKHIDFEFREDGVYIKIESGVTMVDIVTKIDLRRIQSVDLTKIKQSVEVGGHDSWIKIAEPQNQRMIDSECLVKLSNDNMQAFITLTKPIGGAEITEKAIYEALKLNGVVFNIKDSEIKNAVALKAYDREILIAEGIVPYAGQDAVLSYYFDMSSERSINIDKDGKIDYHELSLIKNVKIGQKLVTLTPQTAGIPGKNVKGVEVAGKDGRKLVLPRGKNVEVSKDGLELTATVDGEVKVLDGKVNVFSVYEVKHNVDNSTGNIRFNGKVVVMGNVLTGFVIEAEGDVEVYGVVEGALIKSNGNIILHRGIQGMNKGELFCEGDLIAKFMENCKVEVKGNIQSDAIMHSQIICGRKLESNGRKGLLVGGTFKVGEEIKAKVIGSPMATITELEVGINPDMRKKYEEIKTETKQIAENLDKTTKAVDLLTKMSKNTELPLDKKLLLAKSVQLKLQLQQKLEKILCEQNELEVYFEELSRGKIKVYDIIYPGSRIIIGSSMMYIKDSIKFVSFYRANAEIKMGSYDDV from the coding sequence ATGGGGAATGAGTATATTATTCTTGAGGGTAAGGATTATGACAAGTTAATAGCAGAAGGTATGCAACGCCTTAAAGTTAACAAAGCTGAGCTTCATATCGAAGTGCTCGAAAGCAAGAAAAATCTATTTTCCTCATACTATAAAATCAAGTTTTCGTTAGGAGAGCAGAAGACTCTTGCGGTTATCGAGAATAGTATTGACAACATCCTTAATGAGAGTCAAAAGGCGAAGGACAAGCATATTGATTTTGAGTTCAGAGAAGATGGAGTATATATTAAAATAGAATCGGGAGTTACGATGGTAGACATTGTAACTAAAATTGACCTGCGCAGAATTCAGAGTGTAGACTTGACTAAAATCAAACAGTCAGTAGAAGTCGGAGGTCATGATAGCTGGATAAAGATAGCTGAACCCCAAAATCAGAGAATGATAGACAGTGAATGCTTAGTCAAGCTGTCAAATGACAACATGCAGGCTTTTATTACTTTAACCAAGCCTATTGGGGGAGCGGAAATAACAGAGAAAGCAATATACGAAGCACTTAAGCTTAATGGTGTTGTATTTAATATAAAGGACAGTGAAATAAAGAACGCAGTTGCTTTAAAAGCATATGACAGAGAAATACTTATAGCAGAAGGTATTGTACCTTATGCGGGGCAGGATGCAGTACTTTCATATTATTTTGACATGTCAAGCGAAAGATCAATTAATATCGACAAGGACGGAAAGATTGACTATCATGAATTATCTTTAATAAAAAATGTAAAGATTGGACAGAAGCTGGTAACCTTGACGCCGCAGACAGCGGGAATACCGGGTAAAAATGTAAAAGGTGTCGAGGTTGCAGGCAAAGACGGACGGAAGCTTGTATTACCGAGAGGAAAGAATGTTGAAGTAAGTAAAGATGGACTCGAGCTCACCGCTACAGTCGATGGCGAGGTTAAAGTTCTGGATGGAAAAGTAAACGTATTCTCGGTATATGAAGTAAAACATAATGTAGATAATTCTACAGGGAATATAAGGTTTAATGGCAAGGTTGTCGTAATGGGCAATGTACTCACAGGCTTTGTAATTGAGGCTGAAGGGGATGTTGAAGTATATGGAGTCGTAGAAGGAGCGCTTATAAAATCTAACGGCAACATAATACTCCATAGAGGCATACAGGGAATGAACAAGGGAGAGCTTTTCTGCGAAGGAGATCTCATTGCAAAGTTCATGGAAAACTGTAAGGTTGAAGTTAAGGGAAATATACAGAGTGATGCAATAATGCACAGCCAGATTATTTGTGGAAGAAAGCTGGAATCAAACGGCAGGAAAGGCCTGCTGGTTGGAGGTACCTTTAAGGTAGGAGAAGAGATCAAAGCAAAGGTTATAGGGTCTCCGATGGCCACCATAACTGAGCTGGAGGTTGGCATTAATCCTGACATGAGAAAGAAATATGAGGAGATAAAGACCGAGACAAAGCAGATTGCTGAAAATTTGGATAAGACAACCAAAGCAGTTGATCTTCTTACAAAGATGAGCAAGAATACAGAGCTGCCTCTTGATAAGAAGCTCCTTTTGGCAAAGTCTGTTCAGTTGAAGCTGCAGCTCCAGCAGAAGCTTGAAAAGATCCTTTGTGAACAGAATGAACTCGAAGTTTATTTTGAGGAGCTTTCAAGAGGCAAGATAAAGGTTTATGACATAATTTACCCTGGCAGCAGGATAATAATCGGAAGTAGCATGATGTATATTAAAGACTCAATAAAATTTGTTTCGTTCTATAGAGCGAATGCTGAGATAAAAATGGGTTCCTACGACGATGTGTAA
- a CDS encoding FliA/WhiG family RNA polymerase sigma factor, with translation MDLINLWETYSKTKDAGIREELILKYTYLVKFVAGRLYASYGSNVEFDDLVSYGIFGLIDAIDKYDFSRGVKFDTYAQLRIRGAIIDQLRAIDWLPRSVRQKSKEIEKAYYEMENKLGRPANDEEMADSFGLSIEDFQKKIQNITTYSIVSLDDLLEQKRDVTSSEEDKQIETPESVVENIEVTEILTDAISTLPEKEKKVVSLYYYDELTYKEIGKLLNISESRVSQLHTKAIIRLKNRFKIAFE, from the coding sequence ATGGATCTTATCAATCTATGGGAAACATATTCCAAAACAAAGGATGCAGGTATACGCGAAGAGCTTATACTTAAATATACATATCTGGTTAAGTTTGTAGCAGGCAGGCTGTATGCAAGCTATGGAAGCAACGTTGAATTCGACGACCTCGTAAGCTATGGCATATTTGGCTTGATTGATGCTATCGATAAATATGACTTTTCCAGGGGAGTAAAGTTTGATACCTATGCCCAACTAAGGATCAGAGGCGCTATTATAGACCAACTCAGAGCTATAGATTGGCTTCCCCGATCTGTAAGACAAAAATCAAAAGAAATTGAAAAAGCATATTATGAGATGGAGAACAAGCTTGGCAGACCTGCTAACGATGAGGAAATGGCAGATAGCTTCGGATTATCAATAGAGGATTTTCAGAAGAAGATACAGAATATAACAACATACTCAATAGTATCGTTGGATGATTTACTTGAACAGAAGAGAGATGTAACCAGCAGCGAAGAGGATAAACAGATAGAGACACCTGAGAGTGTGGTTGAAAATATCGAAGTTACAGAAATACTGACAGATGCTATCAGCACATTGCCTGAAAAAGAGAAAAAGGTAGTATCACTCTATTATTATGATGAGCTTACATATAAAGAGATAGGAAAGCTTCTCAATATATCAGAGTCGAGAGTATCGCAGCTGCATACTAAAGCAATTATAAGGCTTAAGAACAGATTCAAAATCGCATTTGAATGA
- a CDS encoding chemotaxis protein CheD, whose translation MAELIKVGMADLNTAYSPGILTTLGLGSCVGICLYDPSTKISGLAHIMLPSSAQIKNNSNIAKFADTGIIKLIEDMIKMGAKRSKLVSKIAGGSQMFNFNDASDIMRIGARNVTATKETLKSLNVPIIAEDTGGNYGRTIELYSETGILLIKTIGYGMKQI comes from the coding sequence ATGGCTGAGTTAATTAAAGTTGGAATGGCAGATCTTAATACTGCATATAGTCCCGGGATACTCACTACACTTGGACTTGGTTCCTGTGTCGGGATTTGTCTTTATGATCCATCTACAAAGATTTCAGGACTGGCACATATAATGCTCCCAAGCAGCGCACAAATAAAGAATAACAGCAACATAGCAAAGTTTGCAGACACTGGAATAATAAAGCTTATTGAAGATATGATCAAAATGGGTGCAAAAAGAAGCAAGCTAGTAAGTAAAATAGCTGGGGGCTCTCAAATGTTCAATTTCAATGATGCAAGTGACATCATGAGGATAGGTGCAAGAAATGTAACAGCTACAAAAGAGACCTTGAAGTCACTCAATGTTCCTATAATTGCAGAGGACACTGGGGGGAATTATGGACGTACTATTGAATTATATTCAGAGACTGGTATATTATTAATAAAAACAATAGGTTATGGAATGAAACAGATATAA
- a CDS encoding chemotaxis protein CheC: MGISIDDLNSLQIDVLREIGNIGAGNAATALSKMISKRIDMDVPKVNILEFKNVSELVGGPEVEVIGIYFKVTGDITGSIMFLLDKKSAKLLTSLLMGKPDDDGELDEMDFSALQEVGNILAGSYLSSLSTLTNLKLIVSIPSLAMDMAGAILSVPVILFGQVGDKVMLIETDFNEGTNHVKGNFFLIPDEDSFEILLKSLGVI, from the coding sequence ATGGGTATATCAATTGACGATTTAAACAGTCTTCAAATTGATGTCTTAAGGGAGATAGGGAATATTGGAGCAGGCAATGCCGCTACGGCTTTATCCAAAATGATATCCAAAAGAATCGATATGGACGTTCCAAAGGTCAATATCCTAGAGTTTAAAAATGTTTCTGAGCTGGTAGGCGGACCTGAAGTCGAGGTAATAGGCATTTACTTCAAAGTAACCGGCGATATAACTGGGAGCATAATGTTTTTGCTTGACAAAAAATCTGCTAAACTACTGACAAGTTTACTTATGGGCAAACCGGATGATGATGGAGAATTGGATGAGATGGATTTTTCTGCATTGCAGGAAGTCGGCAATATTTTAGCGGGTTCTTACTTGTCTTCATTATCGACTTTAACAAATCTGAAGCTTATCGTATCAATACCTTCCCTGGCAATGGATATGGCGGGAGCAATTTTGAGCGTACCTGTCATACTCTTTGGACAGGTTGGGGATAAGGTTATGCTTATTGAAACTGACTTTAATGAGGGTACAAATCATGTAAAAGGAAACTTTTTCTTGATTCCAGATGAGGATTCATTCGAAATTTTACTTAAGAGTTTGGGAGTAATTTAA
- a CDS encoding chemotaxis protein CheW — METAAYIKQYVVFRLENEEYGIDILRVKEIKEMMSITRVPKAAHFVRGVINLRGEVIPVIELRKKFNLSEGAENNSTRIIIVSVDDITVGLVVDTSSEVIDISSEAIEEAPDGVGSVDQGNIYGIGKVGQRLIILLDIVKIVTNSAV, encoded by the coding sequence ATGGAAACGGCAGCATATATAAAGCAATACGTTGTATTTAGATTGGAAAATGAGGAATATGGAATCGATATCTTAAGAGTTAAAGAAATCAAGGAAATGATGAGTATAACCAGAGTTCCCAAAGCAGCACATTTTGTACGCGGCGTAATAAATCTCAGAGGTGAAGTCATTCCTGTAATTGAACTTCGAAAAAAATTCAACCTTTCTGAGGGTGCTGAAAATAACAGTACTAGAATCATAATAGTTTCAGTTGATGACATTACTGTTGGGTTAGTTGTCGACACTTCCTCCGAGGTAATAGATATAAGCAGTGAAGCTATAGAAGAAGCACCGGATGGAGTTGGAAGCGTAGACCAAGGGAATATTTATGGTATAGGTAAAGTCGGACAAAGACTCATCATATTGTTGGATATAGTGAAAATAGTTACCAACTCCGCAGTATAA
- a CDS encoding chemotaxis protein CheA: protein MDMNQYMEIFIEESQEHLQLLNQSLLGLETNPKDMKILNEIFRVAHTLKGMAGTMGYTGITSLTHRMEDVLDAIRNSKVDVNTSIVDILFECLDYLDNSIGTISSTGQEGSNKADAIIASLNGILLKKPAEEVKKVEAAPGKQDELMKLNQYDENIVRKATQQGMGVYKVRVMLASDCMLKSARAFIVFQTVERYAEIFKAVPKVEDIEDEKFDNEFTIAIVTKEPEALIKKELESISEIIEARFEKIEVAAEAESNQNIELDSAVEKDTPATSGDEKENNEETAGKKAKMGKTVRVDIDRLDNLMNLVSELIIIKTRLEGVGNDSKNQDMTEAVEYLERITTSLHDAVMKVRMVPIERVFNRFPRMVRDLSKDLSKDITLNMSGEETELDRTVIDEIGDPLIHLIRNAIDHGIEEREERVKVNKTATGIVNLRAYQDGNSVVIEVEDDGKGIDVEKVKKKAIERGLISVNEASELDEKDAIELLFRPGFSTADKISDLSGRGVGLDVVKTKIESLNGIVEVENSKGKGSKFIIRLPLTLAIIQALLVTIGDEKYALPLNVIRDITTINASTIRNVHGQDVVLNRNSVIPIVRLGRMLEVANVNSDASEELTAVVVKKGDKNAAFIVDSLIGQQEIVIKTLGKFLSGIKFIAGATILGDGQVALIVDTNSLV, encoded by the coding sequence ATGGACATGAATCAATATATGGAAATTTTCATAGAAGAATCGCAGGAGCATTTGCAGTTGCTGAATCAGAGCTTGCTAGGCCTAGAAACAAACCCGAAGGATATGAAAATACTAAATGAAATATTCAGGGTAGCGCATACACTAAAAGGTATGGCAGGAACAATGGGCTATACAGGGATTACAAGCCTCACTCATCGAATGGAAGATGTACTGGATGCCATTAGAAATAGCAAGGTTGATGTAAATACCTCAATTGTAGATATTTTGTTTGAGTGTCTTGACTATTTGGATAATTCTATTGGCACAATCTCCAGCACCGGGCAAGAAGGCAGCAATAAGGCAGATGCCATTATTGCAAGTCTTAATGGGATACTTTTGAAAAAACCAGCAGAAGAAGTGAAGAAGGTTGAGGCTGCTCCTGGCAAACAGGATGAATTGATGAAGCTGAATCAATACGATGAAAACATAGTAAGAAAAGCAACACAACAGGGTATGGGGGTTTATAAAGTTAGAGTGATGCTTGCAAGTGACTGCATGCTGAAATCTGCCAGAGCCTTTATTGTTTTTCAGACTGTAGAGAGATATGCTGAGATATTCAAAGCAGTACCAAAGGTTGAGGATATTGAAGACGAAAAATTTGATAATGAATTTACAATAGCAATTGTTACAAAAGAACCTGAAGCTTTAATAAAGAAAGAATTGGAATCTATCTCAGAAATAATTGAGGCAAGATTTGAAAAAATCGAAGTAGCTGCTGAAGCAGAGAGTAATCAGAATATTGAGCTTGATTCTGCAGTGGAAAAAGATACACCAGCGACTTCGGGGGATGAAAAAGAAAATAATGAAGAGACAGCCGGCAAAAAGGCCAAAATGGGCAAAACAGTAAGGGTGGATATTGACAGGCTGGACAACCTTATGAACCTTGTAAGCGAGCTTATAATTATAAAAACAAGACTTGAAGGCGTCGGCAATGATTCAAAGAATCAAGATATGACAGAAGCAGTAGAATATCTGGAAAGAATCACTACCAGCCTGCATGATGCAGTTATGAAGGTAAGAATGGTACCGATAGAAAGAGTATTCAATAGGTTCCCCAGAATGGTAAGAGACTTGTCCAAAGATCTTTCAAAGGATATAACCCTCAATATGTCGGGTGAAGAGACAGAACTGGACAGAACAGTTATAGATGAAATCGGCGATCCTCTTATACACTTGATTAGAAACGCCATAGACCATGGAATTGAAGAGAGGGAAGAAAGAGTCAAAGTCAACAAGACAGCCACCGGAATAGTTAATCTTAGGGCTTACCAGGATGGAAACAGTGTAGTTATTGAAGTTGAAGATGATGGAAAAGGCATAGATGTAGAGAAAGTGAAGAAAAAGGCAATAGAAAGAGGACTTATTTCAGTGAACGAAGCCAGTGAACTGGATGAGAAAGATGCTATTGAACTGCTGTTCAGACCTGGTTTCAGCACTGCAGATAAGATTTCTGACCTCTCAGGCAGAGGAGTTGGACTTGATGTTGTTAAGACAAAGATAGAATCCCTTAACGGTATAGTAGAAGTAGAAAACTCAAAGGGAAAAGGAAGCAAGTTCATAATAAGACTGCCTCTCACTCTTGCTATCATTCAGGCGCTTCTTGTTACAATCGGTGATGAGAAGTATGCATTACCACTAAATGTAATTAGAGATATTACAACTATAAACGCATCAACCATAAGGAACGTACATGGGCAGGATGTTGTACTGAACAGAAACAGCGTAATACCGATTGTAAGACTGGGAAGGATGCTGGAGGTCGCTAATGTTAATAGTGATGCAAGTGAAGAACTTACCGCTGTTGTTGTGAAAAAAGGCGATAAGAATGCAGCATTCATTGTGGACAGCTTGATCGGACAGCAGGAAATAGTAATAAAGACCTTGGGCAAATTCTTGTCAGGTATCAAATTTATAGCAGGCGCAACCATCCTAGGCGATGGACAGGTAGCATTAATCGTTGATACAAATTCTTTGGTATAA
- a CDS encoding chemotaxis response regulator protein-glutamate methylesterase encodes MVTSADKKIRVLIIDDSAFMRRIISDMLNSDGNIEVAATARNGKEGMEKAIAVKPDIITLDVEMPVMNGLETLAELMKLRPVPKIIMLSSLTYEGGEATIKALELGALDFVAKPTASILNFDAEHIKDELTKKINSIGKSTGGYFPQTQFKGILPVIKKNTAARVGSKESLKYLIAIGTSTGGPRALQEVLTKLPEDIPAAVLVVQHMPPGFTKSLSARLDSLSHINVKEAEEGDVLKPGWAYIAPGDYHMVVNKVLNDEYKISINKESPVTGHRPSVNVMMNSVAECGHKDIIAVMMTGMGSDGSEGILKIKKAGGKTVAQDENTCVVYGMPKSAVNIGAIDTIAPLHNITAEILKNMGV; translated from the coding sequence ATGGTTACCTCTGCAGATAAAAAAATTAGAGTACTTATAATAGATGATTCAGCATTTATGAGAAGAATAATCTCTGATATGCTGAATAGTGATGGAAATATTGAAGTAGCAGCTACAGCAAGAAATGGCAAGGAAGGTATGGAGAAGGCAATAGCCGTGAAGCCGGATATAATTACGCTAGATGTTGAAATGCCTGTTATGAATGGTCTGGAGACACTGGCTGAGCTTATGAAGCTAAGACCTGTACCAAAGATAATAATGCTTTCAAGCTTAACATATGAGGGCGGTGAAGCCACAATAAAGGCTCTTGAGCTTGGAGCTCTGGATTTTGTTGCAAAACCTACCGCCTCAATACTTAACTTTGATGCAGAGCATATAAAGGATGAGCTTACAAAGAAGATAAATTCCATAGGAAAGTCAACAGGAGGATATTTCCCTCAGACACAGTTCAAGGGCATTCTTCCTGTAATAAAAAAAAACACTGCAGCAAGAGTCGGTTCAAAAGAAAGCTTAAAATATCTGATTGCGATAGGCACCTCCACTGGGGGGCCAAGGGCACTTCAGGAGGTACTTACGAAACTCCCTGAGGATATTCCTGCAGCAGTGCTGGTAGTGCAGCATATGCCCCCAGGCTTTACAAAATCACTGTCAGCAAGGTTGGATAGTTTATCACATATAAATGTCAAAGAAGCCGAAGAGGGTGATGTACTAAAGCCAGGTTGGGCTTACATAGCTCCAGGTGATTACCATATGGTGGTTAATAAAGTACTTAATGATGAATATAAAATATCTATAAATAAGGAATCTCCAGTAACTGGACATAGACCATCAGTAAATGTTATGATGAATTCAGTGGCAGAATGTGGGCATAAGGACATCATAGCTGTAATGATGACGGGTATGGGAAGTGACGGTAGTGAGGGCATATTAAAGATTAAAAAAGCTGGGGGAAAAACCGTAGCGCAGGATGAGAATACCTGCGTAGTATACGGAATGCCAAAATCAGCAGTAAACATTGGCGCTATCGATACTATAGCTCCTTTACATAATATAACTGCAGAAATATTAAAAAACATGGGGGTGTAA
- a CDS encoding PilZ domain-containing protein, protein MFDLKKYFTVGEKILMEYIDASGHLHGYTSQVIELHNNDYLDVLIPIHKNQDIYLKQDTMLKLVVSSKGEAVYELRAVLHERLFGKIPLYRLKLLTEINKIQRRDFYRLKLMKDVEAAQVEDLKARKYSEKFRCNLHDISAGGLHLSSVKELQEKDMLEITLNLNGKKLIVFGIVVRRTLTGNSRAPYGYGVRFDRMSDFERNEVSKYIFEEQRRLIKKGLV, encoded by the coding sequence ATGTTTGACTTGAAGAAATATTTCACAGTTGGAGAAAAAATTCTAATGGAATATATAGATGCAAGCGGGCACCTGCATGGATACACAAGTCAGGTGATTGAGCTTCATAATAATGATTATTTAGATGTGTTAATACCTATACATAAGAATCAAGATATTTACCTGAAACAAGATACTATGTTAAAGCTAGTAGTATCATCAAAGGGTGAAGCCGTGTATGAGCTTAGAGCTGTTCTACATGAAAGGCTTTTCGGTAAAATACCGCTTTATAGGCTGAAATTGCTTACGGAAATAAACAAGATACAAAGGAGAGATTTCTACAGGCTAAAGCTTATGAAAGATGTTGAAGCTGCGCAAGTAGAAGACCTTAAGGCAAGAAAGTATAGTGAAAAATTCAGATGCAATCTGCATGATATCAGCGCTGGAGGACTTCATCTCAGTTCTGTTAAAGAGCTGCAGGAAAAGGATATGCTTGAAATTACGCTCAATTTGAATGGCAAGAAGCTGATAGTATTTGGAATAGTCGTTCGTAGAACTCTCACTGGAAATTCCAGAGCACCATATGGTTATGGTGTAAGATTTGACAGGATGAGTGATTTTGAAAGAAATGAGGTTTCCAAATATATATTTGAGGAACAGCGCAGGCTGATAAAGAAAGGGTTAGTATAA
- a CDS encoding MinD/ParA family protein, with protein sequence MKDQAERLREIISSIKDYKDDEKSTGSLTDKPGSRVITITSGKGGVGKTNFTVNLGIKFAQMGLRVVIIDADLGLSNVDVVMGKMSKYNLSDVINSNKDILEILEEGPNGVKFISGGSGVQELVKLNKTQLVDLLMKLGKLDEEADIILIDTGAGLSDNVISFVHAAREVILVTTPEPTSITDAYALIKTITHKDKMKIIKVVVNRADNAAEAFNILDKLNVVTQKFLGVKLQKLGYILNDANVTKAVKIQQPFVISFSRSEASKNLNDIALTLMDNKELSTNSASGIKVFINKLTNLFN encoded by the coding sequence ATGAAAGATCAAGCTGAGAGACTAAGAGAGATAATTAGCAGCATTAAGGATTATAAAGATGATGAGAAAAGCACAGGCAGCTTGACTGATAAACCGGGATCAAGAGTAATTACGATAACCAGCGGTAAAGGCGGTGTAGGAAAGACAAATTTTACCGTTAACCTGGGTATAAAATTTGCACAAATGGGTCTCAGAGTAGTGATAATAGATGCTGACCTTGGTTTGTCAAATGTAGATGTAGTAATGGGCAAAATGTCCAAATACAATTTATCTGATGTAATAAACAGCAACAAGGATATACTTGAGATACTTGAGGAGGGTCCAAACGGAGTAAAATTCATTTCGGGAGGATCGGGAGTTCAAGAGCTGGTAAAGCTTAACAAAACTCAGCTGGTAGATTTACTGATGAAGCTTGGAAAGCTTGATGAGGAAGCTGATATAATACTAATAGACACTGGAGCAGGGCTGTCGGATAATGTCATAAGCTTTGTGCATGCGGCCAGAGAGGTCATACTGGTGACTACGCCCGAACCTACATCAATAACAGATGCATATGCTCTGATAAAAACAATTACACATAAAGACAAAATGAAGATAATTAAGGTTGTAGTAAATAGGGCTGATAATGCTGCTGAAGCCTTCAACATATTGGATAAGCTTAATGTTGTAACTCAGAAATTCCTTGGTGTTAAGCTGCAGAAGCTGGGTTACATTCTGAATGATGCTAATGTAACAAAAGCAGTGAAGATCCAGCAGCCCTTTGTAATAAGTTTCAGCAGAAGCGAAGCTTCAAAGAATCTGAATGACATAGCTCTAACGCTTATGGATAATAAAGAGCTAAGCACAAATTCGGCGTCCGGAATAAAAGTATTCATAAACAAGCTCACCAACTTATTTAATTAG